From a region of the Mobula birostris isolate sMobBir1 chromosome 28, sMobBir1.hap1, whole genome shotgun sequence genome:
- the LOC140189230 gene encoding histone H1-like, producing MTETAPVDTAAAAAPTAAKKTPKKKAAGRSKPAGPKLGEQIDKIVAGCRDRKGMSAVAIMKALTSSGVDVGKRRAQIRMCIKKRVESGSLVQTKGAGLSGSFKSGQGKSAVKVVKKANKPSAKKSPSKKSGAKKPAAKKAAAKKPAVKKAAAKKSAIKKSPSNKSGAKKPAAKKAAAKKPAAPKPKSPKKLAAPKKKAAKKTAVKK from the coding sequence ATGACCGAGACAGCACCCGTCGACACGGCTGCTGCAGCCGCACCCACCGCCGCAAAGAAGACTCCCAAGAAGAAGGCGGCCGGCCGGAGCAAACCAGCCGGTCCCAAGCTGGGCGAACAAATCGATAAGATTGTGGCGGGTTGTCGCGATAGGAAAGGTATGTCCGCTGTGGCCATCATGAAGGCTCTGACGAGCAGCGGTGTCGATGTGGGGAAACGTCGCGCCCAGATCAGGATGTGCATCAAGAAGAGAGTGGAAAGCGGCTCCTTGGTTCAGACCAAGGGCgcgggtctttcgggatcctttaAATCCGGTCAAGGAAAAAGTGCCGTGAaagtggtgaagaaagcgaaCAAGCCATCGGCAAAGAAATCTCCCAGCAAGAAGTCTGGCGCCAAGAAACCAGCGGCTAAAAAAGCGGCAGCGAAGAAACCAGCGGTTAAAAAAGCGGCAGCGAAGAAATCTGCCATCAAGAAATCTCCCAGCAACAAGTCTGGCGCCAAGAAACCAGCTGCTAAAAAAGCGGCAGCTAAGAAACCAGCGGCGCCGAAACCAAAGAGCCCCAAGAAACTCGCAGCCCCGAAGAAGAAAGCGGCCAAGAAGACAGCGGTCAAAAAGTGA